The genomic interval CGGCATCCAAGATTCTAAATAAAATGATGCCCGGCATAAACAAACCAAACTTGCGTAAAGCTGATCCCTCTGATTCCATAAAGGTAAAACGCTTTAAAACAAAGAAATTGAGCGTTATCTGAAATAGTAACACCAAACAATATGCCCATACTTTATGTATACCGAGTACTTGCACCAAGAAAACATTGAGAGGTATGGCAATCAGGAATGAAGGCAAGCCAGATGCTAAGAACCGGATAAATTGACTTAAGTATTGCTTAGAATTCCACATAGCATTTACCGATTGTGCAATCTGTTTCCTCTTTTTGCTCGTAACTAACCTTACAAGCTCTGTATAGCTCAAGGTTTTTGAAGTTAAAACTATCTGCGCTCGCCACATGACGTCGTGAAAACTCAGGTGCGCGCCGCAAGCTGGAAATCCCTTTCACATTATACAGTTTATCGGTAATCTCCAAACTGCGTTTTAAAATGCGTATTTCCCGCTTAAATTGATACTTAGAATCCGGTTTACAAAATATCAATAAAGCTTTTAAGTAAGCAATTATGTTTTTCCCTAACACAGCGCTTGCCACTCTCAACCCTATATGTAACAAGGGACTGCTCTTCTGC from Candidatus Cloacimonadota bacterium carries:
- a CDS encoding GtrA family protein — its product is MWNSKQYLSQFIRFLASGLPSFLIAIPLNVFLVQVLGIHKVWAYCLVLLFQITLNFFVLKRFTFMESEGSALRKFGLFMPGIILFRILDAGLYALLVQVWGVYYILAQLLNVVIFSMAKFIFSKYVFERAK